A portion of the Glycine max cultivar Williams 82 chromosome 10, Glycine_max_v4.0, whole genome shotgun sequence genome contains these proteins:
- the LOC100791595 gene encoding GDSL esterase/lipase At4g28780: MSRMRVVLMILTLVVVTLLINTKSVESARTFFVFGDSLVDSGNNNYLPTTARADSPPYGIDYPTRRPTGRFSNGYNLPDLISQHIGSEPTLPYLSPELTGQKLLVGANFASAGIGILNDTGIQFVGILRMFQQYALFEQYQQRLSAEVGATQTQRIVNGALFLMTLGGNDFVNNYFLTPVSARSRQFTVPQYCRYLITEYRKILMRLYELGARRVLVTGTGPLGCVPAQLATRSSNGECVPELQQAAQIFNPLLVQMTREINSQVGSDVFVAVNAFQMNMNFITDPQRFGFVTSKIACCGQGRFNGVGLCTALSNLCPNRDTYAFWDPYHPSQRALGFIVRDIFSGTSDIMTPMNLSTIMAIDSNIY; this comes from the exons ATGTCAAGAATGAGAGTGGTCCTCATGATCCTCACCCTGGTGGTGGTGACACTTCTCATCAACACAAAGAGTGTTGAAAGTGCTCGCACTTTCTTTGTGTTCGGGGACTCTCTGGTTGACAGTGGCAACAACAATTACTTGCCGACCACCGCACGCGCCGACTCTCCTCCCTATGGCATCGACTATCCCACCCGTCGCCCCACCGGCCGCTTCTCCAATGGCTACAACCTCCCTGACCTTATCA GCCAGCATATTGGGTCTGAACCCACGTTACCATACTTGAGCCCTGAACTCACCGGACAAAAGCTATTAGTTGGGGCCAATTTCGCTTCCGCAGGGATAGGAATCCTTAACGACACCGGCATCCAATTT GTGGGGATCTTACGAATGTTCCAGCAGTATGCGTTGTTCGAGCAGTACCAGCAACGGTTAAGTGCAGAAGTGGGAGCAACGCAGACACAACGAATCGTGAATGGTGCACTGTTCCTGATGACTCTGGGTGGTAACGACTTCGTTAACAACTATTTTCTCACTCCTGTCTCTGCCAGGTCTCGCCAATTCACTGTCCCCCAGTATTGTCGTTACCTCATCACCGAGTATCGTAAAATTCTCATG AGGTTGTATGAGTTGGGTGCTAGAAGGGTTCTTGTGACCGGAACTGGTCCATTGGGCTGTGTTCCTGCTCAGCTTGCTACAAGGAGTAGTAACGGAGAGTGCGTGCCTGAGTTACAACAAGCTGCACAAATTTTCAACCCACTTCTGGTCCAAATGACTAGAGAAATCAACTCCCAAGTGGGCTCTGACGTTTTTGTTGCTGTCAATGCCTTCCAAATGAACATGAACTTCATCACCGACCCTCAAAGATTTG GTTTTGTTACATCAAAGATAGCCTGTTGTGGACAAGGTCGTTTCAATGGGGTGGGACTGTGCACTGCATTGTCAAACCTATGCCCAAACCGTGATACTTATGCATTTTGGGACCCTTATCACCCATCTCAACGTGCTCTAGGGTTTATTGTTCGAGACATCTTTAGTGGAACCTCTGACATTATGACCCCTATGAACCTTAGCACCATCATGGCCATTGACTCCAACATCTATTAA